In one Candidatus Deferrimicrobiaceae bacterium genomic region, the following are encoded:
- a CDS encoding Rne/Rng family ribonuclease — protein MQKGNKLIVINSAPYETRVATLESGILVEFLLERGDDRNIIGNIYKGRVIRVLPGMQAAFVDIGMEKAGFLYAGDFVTPEISFDSDENGDEDFAQEIDVHAARYPQEQYIPPIEGLIREGQHLIVQVAKEPLGTKGARITSHITLPGRYLVLLTWSGHIGISRRIEDPEERERLHAIVENIRLDGMGSIVRTAAEGKTEGELKTDMDYLVRHWDTIRKKSESVSAPALIHRELSLSLRAVRDLFTADMDRIVVDSEEEYVRIQDFASQFFPRLRDRIELYPGQQPIFEHYGIEIELARALDKKVWLKSGGTIVIEQTEALTVIDVNTGKYVGRSSLEETTVKINLEAVKEIVYQLRLRNIGGIIIIDFIDMKNEENREKVYQALIDALRADRSKTTICKISELGLVEMTRKRVRESLVRSLSEECPYCSGEGIIKSKKTICYEIFRSLERQSPILSGKQVSLYVHPALAEEMFGEHRRFIEMLETRFGMKVNISASEKFHVEQFQIEHS, from the coding sequence GTGCAAAAAGGAAACAAACTCATCGTCATCAACTCCGCACCGTACGAGACGCGTGTCGCGACGCTCGAGTCCGGCATCCTCGTCGAGTTCCTCCTCGAGCGCGGCGACGACAGGAACATCATCGGCAATATCTACAAGGGGAGGGTCATCCGGGTGCTCCCGGGGATGCAGGCCGCCTTCGTGGACATCGGCATGGAGAAGGCGGGCTTCCTGTACGCCGGCGATTTCGTCACGCCGGAGATCAGTTTCGACTCCGACGAAAACGGGGACGAGGACTTCGCGCAGGAAATCGATGTCCACGCGGCGCGGTATCCGCAGGAGCAGTACATCCCCCCGATCGAGGGGTTGATCCGCGAGGGGCAGCATCTCATCGTGCAGGTGGCCAAGGAACCGCTGGGAACCAAGGGGGCGCGGATCACCAGCCACATCACCCTCCCCGGCAGGTATCTCGTCCTCCTCACCTGGTCCGGGCACATCGGCATCTCCCGCAGGATCGAGGACCCGGAGGAACGGGAGAGGCTCCATGCGATCGTGGAAAACATCCGCCTGGACGGGATGGGGTCCATCGTCCGCACCGCAGCGGAAGGAAAAACGGAAGGCGAACTGAAGACGGACATGGATTATCTGGTCCGTCACTGGGACACGATCCGGAAGAAGAGCGAGTCGGTAAGCGCCCCCGCTCTCATCCACCGGGAGCTCTCCCTCTCCCTCCGGGCCGTGCGCGACCTGTTCACCGCGGACATGGACCGGATCGTCGTCGATTCGGAGGAGGAATACGTCCGCATCCAGGACTTCGCCTCGCAGTTCTTTCCCCGCCTGCGGGATCGGATCGAGCTCTATCCGGGGCAGCAACCGATCTTCGAGCATTACGGCATCGAGATCGAGCTTGCCCGGGCTCTCGACAAGAAGGTGTGGCTGAAGAGCGGCGGCACCATCGTGATCGAGCAGACCGAGGCGCTCACCGTCATCGACGTCAACACGGGAAAGTACGTGGGCCGCTCCTCCCTCGAGGAGACGACCGTCAAGATCAACCTCGAGGCGGTGAAGGAGATCGTCTACCAGCTCCGGCTGCGCAACATCGGCGGGATCATCATCATCGATTTCATCGACATGAAGAACGAGGAGAACCGGGAGAAGGTGTACCAGGCGCTCATCGATGCCCTGCGCGCCGACAGGAGCAAGACGACCATCTGCAAGATATCCGAGCTCGGCCTCGTGGAGATGACGCGCAAACGCGTGCGGGAGAGCCTCGTCCGGTCGCTTTCGGAGGAATGCCCCTACTGCTCCGGGGAAGGGATCATCAAGTCGAAGAAGACGATCTGCTATGAGATCTTTCGCTCCCTCGAGCGCCAGTCCCCCATCCTGTCGGGGAAACAGGTCTCCCTGTACGTGCACCCGGCGCTGGCGGAGGAGATGTTCGGCGAGCACCGCCGGTTCATCGAGATGCTCGAGACCCGGTTCGGGATGAAGGTGAACATCTCCGCTTCCGAGAAGTTCCACGTCGAGCAGTTCCAGATCGAGCACTCATGA
- a CDS encoding TIGR03960 family B12-binding radical SAM protein: MKKPSRYSGAEVRPPLRPWEEAETRVLLGFPDVYEIGMSHLGILLLYEILNARRKTLCERVFAPWRDMEEHLRATGSPLVSLESGKPAGDFDVLGFSLTYELTYTNVLSMLDLAGIPLLGANRRETDPLVLGGGVCTLNPAPVAEFFDALLVGDGEEAILEIIDRVEDRKRSGGKRDALLRELSGIEGVYVPGISAAVSRRVLPDLSLSPLLPSPILPAMRVVHDRLSVEISRGCTRGCRFCQAGYVYRPVRERDPLLLLRYLQETAPKTGFDEVGLLSLSAADYGCIDRLISDAMETLSPERISVSLPSLRLDALRENTVRQIRKVRKTGFTLAPEAGTERLRRAINKEMDEGDLLRSAEWIFANGWQTLKLYFMVGLPGETADDVRAIGDLVRKVSAIARRHGKRNTVTASVSSFVPKPHTPFQWERQIGSGEIKERVGIIRAAVRRDRNVEVKFHSPEISELEGAFSRGDARLGAVILGAYRRGARFDAWTEEFRPEAWREAFREAGIDPAGYLRERDPADPLPWDMVDAGIERAFLLSERERMRSGETTPDCRTEICSACGACPPGLSNVTYSAGTGRVDRGEAHPPAPEQAPAREGGFRHIVRIRYAKEGPARYLSGLEVQSLWGRSLRRAGFPVAYSQGYNPAPRLSFSHALPVGTESLAEFVEAEFFPPVPPADIERKLPPFLPPGIAVREARQVPPGAPRISEFDLSCRYAILPIPPHGMPVEITPERAEAAWRSFLDSREFPMTVTREGSRSEIDLKTLVSNFLVNGDGFFITIVHGTGKGARPLDAAGTILGSSFPPDRFSAKKLSAELVPRRKG; the protein is encoded by the coding sequence GTGAAGAAACCGTCGCGGTACAGCGGCGCCGAGGTAAGACCCCCGCTCCGCCCTTGGGAAGAGGCGGAAACCCGTGTCCTCCTCGGTTTCCCGGACGTCTACGAGATCGGGATGTCGCATCTGGGCATCCTCCTCCTCTACGAAATTTTGAACGCGCGGCGGAAAACGCTCTGTGAGCGGGTGTTCGCCCCCTGGAGGGATATGGAGGAGCATCTGCGGGCCACGGGGTCCCCCCTCGTCTCGCTCGAATCCGGGAAGCCCGCCGGGGATTTCGACGTGCTCGGGTTCTCCTTGACCTACGAACTGACCTACACGAACGTGCTCTCCATGCTCGACCTGGCCGGGATCCCCCTCCTTGGCGCGAACCGCAGGGAGACCGACCCGCTCGTCCTGGGGGGAGGCGTCTGCACCCTCAACCCGGCGCCCGTGGCGGAGTTCTTCGACGCCCTTTTGGTCGGCGACGGTGAGGAGGCGATCCTGGAGATCATCGACCGTGTGGAGGATCGGAAAAGGAGCGGTGGAAAGCGGGACGCACTGCTCCGGGAGCTGTCGGGGATCGAAGGGGTCTACGTTCCGGGGATTTCCGCGGCCGTTTCCCGGAGGGTTCTTCCCGACCTTTCCCTGTCGCCCCTCCTCCCCTCCCCCATCCTGCCGGCGATGCGTGTCGTCCACGACCGCCTGAGCGTCGAGATCTCCCGCGGGTGCACCCGCGGCTGCCGGTTCTGCCAGGCGGGGTACGTCTACCGGCCCGTTCGGGAGAGGGATCCGCTGCTCCTGCTGCGCTATCTGCAGGAGACCGCGCCGAAGACCGGATTCGACGAGGTCGGCCTGCTCTCGCTCTCGGCCGCGGACTACGGCTGCATCGACCGGCTGATCTCCGACGCCATGGAGACCCTCTCCCCCGAGAGAATCTCCGTATCCCTCCCGTCCCTTCGGCTGGACGCACTCCGGGAGAACACCGTGCGCCAGATCCGCAAGGTCCGGAAGACCGGCTTCACCCTCGCCCCGGAGGCCGGAACGGAAAGGCTGCGCCGGGCGATCAACAAGGAGATGGACGAAGGAGACCTCCTGCGCTCCGCCGAGTGGATTTTCGCCAACGGGTGGCAGACGCTCAAACTCTACTTCATGGTGGGGCTCCCGGGGGAGACGGCGGACGACGTGCGGGCGATCGGCGACCTGGTCAGGAAGGTTTCCGCAATCGCCCGCCGCCACGGGAAGCGGAACACCGTGACCGCGAGCGTGTCCTCCTTCGTCCCGAAGCCCCACACTCCGTTCCAGTGGGAACGTCAGATCGGAAGCGGGGAGATCAAGGAGCGCGTGGGGATCATCCGCGCGGCGGTCCGGCGGGACCGGAACGTCGAAGTCAAGTTCCACTCGCCGGAGATTTCGGAACTGGAGGGTGCCTTTTCGCGCGGAGATGCGCGCCTCGGGGCGGTGATCCTCGGCGCCTATCGACGCGGAGCGAGGTTCGATGCGTGGACCGAGGAATTCCGCCCCGAAGCGTGGCGCGAGGCCTTCCGGGAGGCGGGGATCGACCCCGCCGGGTACCTCAGGGAACGGGACCCGGCCGATCCGCTGCCCTGGGATATGGTGGATGCCGGGATCGAGCGGGCGTTCCTGCTGTCCGAGCGGGAGAGAATGCGCTCGGGGGAGACGACACCCGACTGCCGCACGGAAATCTGCTCGGCGTGCGGCGCATGCCCCCCGGGCCTGTCCAACGTCACCTACTCCGCCGGGACGGGTCGGGTCGACCGGGGGGAAGCGCATCCGCCGGCGCCGGAACAAGCCCCCGCCAGGGAGGGCGGTTTCCGTCATATCGTGCGCATCCGGTACGCCAAGGAGGGGCCGGCCAGGTACCTGAGCGGACTGGAGGTCCAGTCCCTCTGGGGTCGCTCCCTGCGGCGGGCCGGCTTCCCCGTCGCCTACAGCCAGGGGTACAACCCCGCCCCCCGGCTTTCCTTTTCGCATGCCCTCCCCGTCGGCACGGAGAGCCTCGCGGAGTTCGTGGAGGCGGAGTTCTTCCCTCCCGTCCCGCCGGCCGATATCGAAAGGAAGCTCCCCCCCTTCCTCCCCCCCGGCATTGCCGTGAGGGAAGCCCGGCAGGTGCCCCCGGGAGCCCCGCGGATCTCCGAGTTCGACCTGTCCTGCCGCTACGCCATCCTCCCGATCCCACCGCACGGGATGCCGGTGGAGATCACGCCGGAACGTGCGGAGGCGGCGTGGCGGTCTTTCCTCGACTCCCGGGAATTCCCGATGACCGTAACAAGGGAAGGGAGCAGATCCGAGATCGACCTGAAAACCCTGGTCAGTAATTTCCTGGTGAACGGGGACGGTTTCTTCATTACAATCGTGCATGGAACCGGGAAAGGCGCCCGGCCGCTCGACGCCGCCGGGACAATTCTGGGGTCTTCGTTTCCCCCCGACCGGTTCTCGGCGAAGAAACTGTCGGCCGAACTCGTCCCGCGCCGGAAGGGATAA